The genome window CAAAGATCTGAGCCGGGATGACATCAATGTGGTGGTCGGCCGGATCAGCGATTTTGATTTAGAGAATAAACTCTATCCAGACTGGACCAAAGTGCGCGAAGCACAGGTTCACTTTGCTGAAAACTTCCCGCGCGGCGCCTGGATCGATACTGACGATTGCAACACCGGCCTGAACCATCAGGGAAAAAACGTGACCGATGACCTGCATATGTCTGTTGACGGCTATAAACTCATGGGCGAACGCTATGCCGAAAAAGCCATTGAGCTGATTAAAAAATAAATTTCTAAACGATCGGCCGCAACGGGACTGAAGGGCTATTCTTTCATCCCGAACAGCTTCATGATTTTCGCTGCCGGGCAGAATCCGGTGAAGGCCGACTGGATCAGGTTGATGCCGATAAAGGCGGTGAACAGCAGCCACCATTTGCTGCCTGCGGCGACCAACAGAACCGATGCCAGAATCATGACCCCGGCGAATACGCGTACTCCGTTTTCTACTTTCATGACTGCCTCCTTTACTGATTCAGGAACGCGGTGAAGGCTGCGGTTTCCGGGGCGACGGATCCTCCCATCATTTTTGCAACGGTTCCCCCGAACATACGGCCCATCAATCCCGCATTCATTGTAGCGACATAGACTGATCCGTCACTTTTTTCGTAAACCGAAATGGTGCAGGGCATCATCAGCGAGACGTACATGGAATCGTCGTCATTCAGAATTTCCGCGGCATAGTGCGGCTCGCAGATTTTCAGCAGGGTCACGCGCGGTGCGGTCTGTCCGCGTTTGGCCAGACTTTTCTGCATGTCCATGTTGCTGGAAATGACCCAGCCTCCGTTGGTCACGGCGCTTTCGATTTTTTGAACGGTCTCTTCGTAGGAAAGCGGGCTGACGCGTTCTTTCAGCATCAGTCCCGGCGCGGCCAGTTTGGCAATGACTGCGAACAGTACGAATCCGATGATGATTCCTGTAAGTATCTTTTTCATTTGCTTCTCCTGGTCATTGCCCACGAATCACACGAATATTCACGAATGGAATTTACTGTACTCTTTCAGGATTCGTGTTCATTCGTGTGATTCGTGGGCGGTTTTTTAAAAGCTATATCTCGCGGCGAGCGCGATGTTGCTGTCATCCTCGAACTGTCCGAAGAATGTGTGGTTGTGGTTTCCGATAAAAATATTGCCGCGCGCTTCGATCAGCCAGTTGTCGGTCAGCTTGTAGGAGACGTTGGGGCGCAGGTAAGCGTCCTGATCGGTGGGCGACCAGTAGGTAAACAGACCGAGCGTCAGGTTCTGGTTCATCAGCATTTGGGTCAGGCGCAGCGTGATCACATGGCGGTCTTCGTCACGACGCGGGCCGGATGCGGTTTGCTGATACTCATCATAATCCATCATGTGCTCGATGTAGTACTGAACCGAGCCGGTCAGGTCGGTTGCCAGCTCGTGCTCGTAGCCGGCCAGA of Tichowtungia aerotolerans contains these proteins:
- a CDS encoding DUF302 domain-containing protein translates to MKKILTGIIIGFVLFAVIAKLAAPGLMLKERVSPLSYEETVQKIESAVTNGGWVISSNMDMQKSLAKRGQTAPRVTLLKICEPHYAAEILNDDDSMYVSLMMPCTISVYEKSDGSVYVATMNAGLMGRMFGGTVAKMMGGSVAPETAAFTAFLNQ
- a CDS encoding YgaP family membrane protein, whose amino-acid sequence is MKVENGVRVFAGVMILASVLLVAAGSKWWLLFTAFIGINLIQSAFTGFCPAAKIMKLFGMKE